Proteins encoded by one window of Sorangium aterium:
- a CDS encoding class I SAM-dependent methyltransferase produces MMSHQDAGPSPALLMDALGAHVRTAALKGAIELDLFTAIAAGNETVAELAGACGASERGIRILCDYLVILGFLTKDERRHYRLTADSAAFLDRRSPLYLGGVTEFVLSPMVMEAHRDIAAAVRKGGTVLPDEGTIAPEHPVWVRFARGMAPLMRLSAQLMANIVEVPGGRPVRVLDVAAGHGVFGITLAQRHPSVEVVALDWPAVLEVARENAEAAGVAERWRPLRGSAFDEPFGEGYDMVLLTNFLHHFDVPTCEALLRKARAALSEGGRAITVEMVPNEDRVSPPGAASFAMTMLVQTSRGDAYTEAELGAMFGRAGFSRTEFHPLPSTRQELAISYR; encoded by the coding sequence ATGATGTCGCATCAGGATGCGGGGCCGTCTCCCGCGCTGTTGATGGATGCGTTGGGCGCCCACGTGCGTACGGCGGCGCTGAAGGGGGCCATCGAGCTCGACCTGTTCACCGCGATCGCAGCGGGCAACGAGACCGTCGCGGAGCTGGCCGGCGCCTGCGGTGCTTCCGAGCGCGGCATCCGCATTCTCTGCGATTACCTGGTCATCCTCGGGTTCCTGACCAAGGACGAGCGGCGGCATTACCGCCTGACGGCCGACTCGGCTGCGTTCCTCGACCGGCGCTCGCCCCTGTACCTGGGCGGGGTCACCGAGTTCGTCCTCTCGCCGATGGTGATGGAGGCTCACCGGGATATCGCCGCTGCCGTGCGCAAGGGCGGGACGGTGCTGCCCGACGAGGGGACGATCGCGCCCGAGCACCCGGTGTGGGTGAGGTTCGCGCGCGGCATGGCCCCGCTGATGAGGCTGTCGGCGCAGCTCATGGCGAACATCGTCGAGGTGCCGGGCGGCAGGCCGGTGCGCGTGCTCGACGTGGCGGCGGGCCACGGCGTCTTCGGGATCACGCTGGCCCAGCGCCATCCGAGCGTCGAGGTCGTGGCGCTCGACTGGCCCGCTGTGCTGGAGGTGGCGCGGGAGAACGCCGAGGCTGCCGGCGTGGCCGAGCGGTGGCGGCCGCTCCGCGGCAGCGCGTTCGATGAGCCGTTCGGCGAGGGGTACGACATGGTGCTGCTGACGAACTTCCTGCACCACTTCGACGTGCCGACGTGCGAAGCGCTCCTGCGCAAGGCGCGCGCCGCGCTGTCCGAGGGCGGCCGGGCGATCACGGTGGAGATGGTCCCGAACGAGGACCGCGTCTCGCCCCCGGGCGCGGCGTCGTTCGCCATGACGATGCTCGTCCAGACATCGCGAGGCGACGCGTACACGGAAGCGGAGCTCGGCGCGATGTTCGGCCGCGCAGGGTTCTCGCGGACGGAGTTTCACCCGCTGCCGTCCACGAGGCAGGAGCTGGCCATTTCCTACCGCTAG